The DNA sequence CTCGATTCAGTCTCGTTGTCTGAGAGGGCCGGGACCAGGTTAGCTCCTCAACCCGCTCGTGCTCCAGCCTCCGGATGCACGAAGGCCAAAGCTGGTGGAAAGGTACCCTCAGGGAATCGTACGGACCGGTCTCCAGAGCGCAATCTCGCCGAAGCGCTCATGTAGGCTGCCACGACTAGTCGGTAAGCTTTCTCGAAGGCTTCGCGAACCGCTTTCGAAGCGGCGAAGATCAGGGGCGCAGGGCCCTTCTTGGGCTGTTTGGGAGCTGCGTGGGGAGCCTGCTTGAGCACTCGCCTGCAACCCAGAGGCCTGGTGCCCTTCTGTCGGTGCCTGATGCGAGTCTCCTCCTCGATCTCATCCACCAGAGCCCGTACTTGAGTCTGATATTCCTCCCAGGATAGGTCTGCCCAGCAAGGCAGCTGAGCTAGCTCGAGGATCTCCTCGTGCTCGAAGTCCTCCTGCTTGGGGGGAGAAGCCGGCCGGTTGTGGCGAGCATGGCAGAGGGCCGTGCGATCCACCCAAGTGCCGCGATGGATCGGGCCTTCCAAGATCATCGAGGCGGGATGAAGGCCTGGCCATTGGAGAGGACTGGCGACCAGATCTTCCTTGCAGCCATGGGAGAGCAGGTACCGGAG is a window from the Acidobacteriota bacterium genome containing:
- a CDS encoding transposase, with amino-acid sequence MKQPIRFVPLGGALVLVTHRCLQARFLLTPNGQLNKLAKAILARAAQRTGVQVIAPVIFGNHVHLLLFVPDTKAMARFMNYFAGNLAREAGRLHGWSGKFWHRQYSYSVVADDEGSQMQVLRYLLSHGCKEDLVASPLQWPGLHPASMILEGPIHRGTWVDRTALCHARHNRPASPPKQEDFEHEEILELAQLPCWADLSWEEYQTQVRALVDEIEEETRIRHRQKGTRPLGCRRVLKQAPHAAPKQPKKGPAPLIFAASKAVREAFEKAYRLVVAAYMSASARLRSGDRSVRFPEGTFPPALAFVHPEAGARAG